From a single Lentisphaera profundi genomic region:
- a CDS encoding protein kinase domain-containing protein produces the protein MEHEAKELVKRLRGLKKGEELEDRGLLEVGGMGEVHRKYDMPLNRDIAFKVMLDKIAKDDERVLQFIEEARITGRLEHPNIVPVHSLGVDSKGKVFFTMKYVQGDSLSEVIKLLSSGEEEFLNFYSQFTLLTIFRKVCDAVSFAHFNGVVHRDIKPENIMVGSFGEVLLMDWGLAKYLGEEEREYDEEDGETPYAPTNNSNTMDGTIKGSPGYMSPEQARGDVEDVDQLSDIFLLGATLYHLFTHRQPFKGSNLSDTIERSELNKLTPVIDLSLEKQIPVELCVIIEKAMATAPSERFQTVEELTSAIDGFMSGQIISNKVEYKKGQVIVKHGELGNDAYLIVEGEVEVYKRINGKKHILTHLGAGDVFGEMALITEETRSASVSTTSHTKCIKISNECLHRQIEKLPPWFQGMMSSLFKRLREMDDIAHPMIVADCTFEVIMQVRLLMAVYGSLDTKGHISIPMQELMSEVANNLKIPTKRVRPVIAGLVEMGIATDNNATRLSITSWTLFCDFVDYTKNAPSMARTSTTIISSLNINRTYTDGKSLVHRNMRLWPNEAIPPFGKLQRIKEELSDEGIKDFRIHFSKKLQELKNYSLYSESLQHAQGKKHRTKVFNPSEPPKILDALKDV, from the coding sequence ATGGAACATGAAGCTAAGGAATTAGTAAAAAGACTTAGAGGACTAAAAAAGGGTGAGGAACTCGAGGACAGAGGATTGCTAGAAGTAGGTGGGATGGGAGAAGTCCATCGCAAATACGACATGCCTTTAAATCGTGACATTGCTTTTAAAGTCATGTTGGATAAAATAGCTAAAGATGATGAAAGAGTTTTACAATTCATTGAAGAGGCTCGTATTACTGGTCGCTTAGAGCATCCAAATATTGTCCCCGTACACAGCTTAGGAGTCGACTCTAAAGGTAAAGTTTTCTTTACAATGAAATACGTACAGGGCGACTCCTTATCAGAGGTCATTAAGCTATTGAGCAGTGGCGAGGAAGAGTTTTTAAATTTCTATAGCCAATTCACACTTCTTACAATTTTCAGAAAAGTCTGTGATGCGGTTTCTTTTGCTCACTTTAACGGTGTCGTCCATCGTGATATTAAGCCAGAAAATATTATGGTGGGATCTTTTGGTGAAGTTTTGCTCATGGACTGGGGCTTAGCAAAATATTTAGGTGAAGAAGAGAGGGAGTATGATGAGGAAGATGGAGAAACTCCTTATGCTCCCACTAATAATTCCAACACAATGGATGGGACCATTAAAGGAAGTCCTGGCTACATGTCACCTGAGCAAGCTAGGGGCGACGTTGAAGATGTCGATCAGTTATCAGATATTTTTCTACTAGGAGCCACGCTCTATCACTTATTCACTCATAGGCAACCTTTTAAGGGCTCTAATTTAAGTGACACGATTGAAAGATCTGAGCTTAATAAGCTGACTCCTGTCATAGATTTATCTTTGGAAAAACAAATCCCAGTAGAGCTGTGTGTAATCATCGAAAAAGCGATGGCAACGGCTCCTTCAGAGCGATTCCAAACTGTAGAAGAACTCACGAGTGCCATTGATGGATTTATGTCTGGACAAATCATTTCCAATAAAGTCGAGTATAAGAAGGGCCAGGTCATAGTAAAGCATGGCGAATTAGGCAATGATGCCTATTTGATTGTGGAAGGTGAGGTCGAAGTTTACAAAAGGATCAATGGTAAAAAACACATCCTTACGCATTTAGGTGCGGGTGATGTTTTTGGTGAAATGGCATTGATAACTGAAGAGACTCGATCTGCCTCAGTAAGCACCACGAGTCATACTAAGTGTATTAAAATCTCTAATGAATGTTTACATAGGCAGATTGAGAAATTACCTCCTTGGTTTCAGGGAATGATGAGTTCTTTATTTAAACGCTTACGTGAAATGGATGATATTGCCCACCCCATGATTGTGGCTGATTGTACCTTTGAAGTGATTATGCAGGTTCGTCTGCTGATGGCCGTGTACGGCAGTTTAGATACAAAAGGTCACATAAGTATACCCATGCAAGAGCTGATGAGTGAAGTTGCAAATAATTTAAAAATTCCGACTAAAAGAGTTCGTCCCGTGATCGCTGGATTAGTGGAGATGGGTATAGCTACAGACAACAATGCGACACGCTTATCGATAACGAGTTGGACTTTATTTTGTGACTTTGTTGATTACACAAAAAATGCTCCGAGCATGGCGAGAACCTCGACAACCATTATAAGTTCACTCAATATCAATAGAACTTATACTGATGGAAAAAGCTTGGTTCATCGAAATATGCGTTTGTGGCCAAACGAAGCGATCCCTCCTTTTGGCAAATTACAAAGAATCAAAGAAGAGTTAAGCGATGAAGGGATAAAAGATTTCCGTATTCATTTCAGTAAAAAATTACAAGAGTTAAAGAATTATTCACTTTACTCCGAATCTCTTCAGCATGCTCAGGGGAAAAAGCATAGAACTAAAGTTTTTAACCCTAGTGAGCCCCCTAAAATTTTGGATGCATTAAAGGATGTATGA
- a CDS encoding fatty acid CoA ligase family protein → MNNANIACRLEAQVDKQAHKRAVIELYKRDKVSGAGVYKHLTFLQLEELSSKYARAFSDSGIKKGMRVLLGVKPGSDLCALTFALFKLGAVPVFIDPGMGKKHLLNCVEQAQAEALVALPAVFLFKIFQSQSFASVKISWSLGYSPIFGVKNLNSVSYEEKFYPACQMEEHEMAALLFTSGSTGPAKGVVYSCKIFNFQLDVIKESYGATAADMDMSVFPLFALFAVCMGMPTVIPDMDTSKPAAADPVKILQIIEEQNVTFSFGSPAFWKVMADYCEEHNRKLSSVRCLVMAGCSVEPDVHRRYLKNILPEGAEIFVPYGATESLPLTSMKGSDVLSFSARRSELGAGTCVGRAMSGEYDIQIIKITDGAIEDWSDNLVLGSGEVGEIVNSGPITTHEYYNNTEGTKNSKIYDGEKVWHRMGDLGYFDKDGYLWFCGRKNERVEMNGTFLCTDKIENILNLHEDIKRSALVSLKNEAALILEPNDLNILKNEERKNSISGELRALLKKTLPDVQISRFLFKDSFPVDVRHNAKIKRDLLRAWAQKEI, encoded by the coding sequence ATGAACAATGCAAACATAGCATGCCGCTTAGAAGCTCAGGTTGATAAACAGGCTCATAAACGTGCTGTTATTGAGTTGTACAAACGCGATAAAGTCTCTGGTGCGGGAGTGTACAAGCATTTGACTTTTCTTCAGCTTGAAGAATTGAGCTCAAAGTATGCGCGCGCATTTTCAGATTCAGGTATAAAAAAAGGTATGCGAGTCCTTTTGGGAGTGAAGCCGGGTTCGGATTTGTGCGCCCTTACTTTTGCCTTGTTTAAATTAGGCGCCGTTCCCGTTTTTATTGATCCTGGAATGGGGAAAAAGCATTTATTAAATTGTGTTGAGCAAGCTCAAGCAGAGGCATTGGTTGCTTTGCCTGCGGTATTTTTATTTAAAATCTTTCAAAGCCAATCTTTTGCGAGTGTTAAAATTTCTTGGAGCTTAGGTTATAGTCCCATTTTTGGAGTCAAGAACTTAAATTCAGTAAGCTACGAAGAGAAGTTTTATCCTGCATGCCAGATGGAAGAGCACGAAATGGCTGCGTTGCTATTTACTAGCGGAAGCACCGGCCCTGCAAAAGGAGTGGTTTATAGCTGTAAAATATTTAATTTTCAGTTAGATGTTATTAAAGAATCCTATGGTGCTACTGCGGCTGATATGGATATGAGTGTATTTCCACTGTTTGCATTATTTGCCGTGTGTATGGGGATGCCGACAGTTATTCCGGATATGGATACATCTAAACCCGCAGCAGCTGACCCCGTAAAAATCTTACAGATTATTGAAGAGCAGAATGTGACTTTTTCTTTTGGCTCGCCAGCTTTTTGGAAAGTCATGGCTGATTACTGCGAAGAGCATAATCGCAAACTAAGTTCTGTGAGGTGCTTAGTTATGGCGGGTTGTTCAGTAGAGCCTGATGTCCATCGCAGGTATTTGAAAAACATTTTGCCGGAAGGTGCCGAAATCTTTGTTCCCTATGGCGCCACTGAGTCACTTCCTCTGACGAGTATGAAAGGCAGTGATGTCCTTAGCTTTAGTGCCCGTCGCTCTGAATTGGGTGCAGGCACATGCGTTGGTAGAGCAATGTCTGGTGAATATGATATTCAAATTATTAAAATCACTGATGGCGCTATAGAGGATTGGTCAGATAACTTAGTACTAGGGTCGGGCGAGGTTGGCGAGATCGTCAACTCTGGACCTATTACAACCCATGAATACTACAACAATACTGAAGGCACGAAAAACTCTAAAATTTATGATGGTGAAAAAGTCTGGCATCGCATGGGTGATTTAGGCTACTTTGATAAAGACGGATATTTATGGTTCTGTGGTAGAAAGAATGAAAGAGTGGAAATGAATGGGACCTTTTTATGTACCGATAAAATCGAAAATATTCTCAACCTACACGAGGATATTAAACGCAGTGCCTTGGTATCGCTAAAAAATGAAGCGGCCTTAATCCTTGAGCCTAACGATTTAAATATATTAAAGAATGAAGAAAGAAAAAATAGCATTAGCGGTGAATTGCGGGCTTTATTGAAAAAAACTTTGCCGGATGTGCAAATCAGTAGATTTTTGTTTAAAGATTCTTTTCCCGTAGATGTTCGCCATAATGCAAAAATCAAACGCGACCTCTTGCGAGCGTGGGCTCAGAAAGAAATTTAA
- a CDS encoding phosphoribosyltransferase family protein has translation MNTIIIGNTSDNPFAIDVAHSCGQIVDVSDLIALKDFQNSEFCPRFINDETAFEDIGYYLKGKTVVIVSTQSLTFSRNSLSMRNLVIARAAKDNGAEQVILMEPDLFYSCQDRGPRHEHSFFKEDRGADLRKKFDGQPFTALLYAQLLSLAGVDQAFTIHNHSYSTQSLFQKELSGGFHNYVPCDIFSHYLASSGIVDPGKTILCAPDKGAVPFVEMIQNEMSHITPPILKMDKVRSGERAIEMEPSEDSDIGMEDIKGKDVIVFDDMVRTGTTIVKCCRILKKYEPRRIIFCVTHFHSSAESREKLADPSIDEIVTTNTIPAILNRDQQGRLRKKITVLKLENWIADKLNTIIGGKEKPSSAGELYSVDISSKNPRWKHHISSAFGNK, from the coding sequence ATGAATACGATAATTATCGGTAACACTTCAGACAATCCTTTTGCAATTGATGTGGCGCATTCTTGTGGTCAAATCGTTGATGTTTCAGATCTTATAGCTTTGAAAGATTTTCAGAATTCAGAATTCTGCCCTCGTTTTATTAATGACGAAACTGCCTTTGAAGATATTGGCTATTACTTGAAAGGTAAGACCGTGGTGATTGTTTCAACCCAATCACTTACCTTTTCACGCAACTCACTTTCGATGCGTAATTTAGTTATTGCACGTGCTGCAAAAGATAACGGGGCAGAGCAGGTTATTTTGATGGAGCCTGACTTATTTTACTCCTGCCAAGACCGAGGCCCTAGGCATGAACATTCATTTTTTAAGGAAGACCGCGGGGCGGATCTAAGGAAGAAATTTGATGGTCAGCCATTCACTGCATTGCTTTATGCTCAGCTCCTATCTCTTGCTGGAGTTGATCAGGCTTTCACCATTCACAATCACTCATACTCTACACAGAGCTTATTTCAAAAAGAGCTAAGCGGTGGTTTTCACAATTATGTCCCCTGTGATATTTTTTCACATTACCTAGCTAGCTCTGGCATTGTCGATCCTGGTAAAACGATACTATGTGCACCAGATAAAGGTGCGGTTCCTTTCGTTGAAATGATTCAAAATGAGATGTCTCATATCACCCCACCTATCTTAAAAATGGATAAAGTGAGATCTGGAGAAAGAGCTATTGAGATGGAGCCTAGCGAAGACTCTGATATTGGCATGGAAGATATCAAAGGAAAAGATGTCATCGTTTTTGATGATATGGTTAGGACGGGAACTACGATTGTTAAGTGCTGTCGCATACTCAAAAAATACGAACCACGAAGAATTATTTTCTGTGTAACTCATTTTCACTCATCAGCGGAAAGTCGCGAAAAATTAGCCGACCCATCGATTGATGAAATCGTAACAACAAATACTATTCCGGCTATTTTAAACAGAGATCAGCAAGGACGTTTACGTAAAAAAATCACTGTGTTGAAATTGGAAAACTGGATTGCTGATAAGCTCAATACCATCATTGGCGGCAAAGAGAAGCCGTCTTCTGCGGGCGAACTTTATAGTGTAGATATCAGCTCAAAGAATCCACGTTGGAAGCACCATATTTCTTCTGCTTTTGGGAATAAATAA
- a CDS encoding PTS sugar transporter subunit IIA → MKLVDYIDRQRIIFLDSTEVNSALAEMVDASQSKINNSANFLQALINREELMSTGFGFGIAYPHAKTDDAEEFFVTIGISKPGIDWKSFDQKKAQLIFMIGGPDGQQDIYLKLLAGLSSFLKNSQLHDQLSSFCEDIDSFYQFIVENLNQ, encoded by the coding sequence GTGAAATTAGTTGACTACATAGATCGCCAAAGAATTATTTTCCTTGATTCTACTGAGGTCAACTCAGCACTAGCAGAAATGGTGGATGCTTCGCAAAGTAAAATAAATAATTCAGCGAATTTCCTCCAAGCCTTAATAAACCGTGAAGAACTAATGAGTACAGGCTTCGGATTCGGAATCGCCTACCCACATGCAAAGACTGATGATGCAGAAGAGTTTTTTGTAACTATTGGCATCAGCAAGCCAGGTATTGACTGGAAATCTTTTGACCAAAAAAAGGCTCAGCTTATCTTTATGATTGGTGGCCCTGATGGTCAACAAGATATATATCTTAAATTATTAGCGGGCTTATCAAGCTTTCTTAAAAATAGCCAACTTCACGATCAACTTTCTAGCTTCTGTGAAGATATTGACTCATTCTACCAATTTATCGTTGAAAACCTGAACCAATAA
- a CDS encoding formylglycine-generating enzyme family protein — protein sequence MNQKRPPSAKKFIRKQNTDVDEGKRVLKVRKPGGQSSHIKDTKTGGLKIKGASNQTSSLKIKKAGQESRPASSKTSGLKIKSASTQTGSLKIKKAGNDSHLPDTKTTGLKIKSASNQTNATGLSIKKGKTASHILRRRKSGNETATPEGLNVKRPGGKTQGVGLKISGRKDKSKIEKIQASVLSKTSVPEAEDFKLKSAGNNTLNEQAFHAHTPSNGLFGNIKSAVKKELTPAKPLKVAAAIVDPLLSTSDTPAQSAPEVQEAPVPELAAPAQEAALEQKYQDAVGTEFCLIPTGNYVVGSDNRPHEINVPFGVSKYQITKEQFFTYLTESGQSFPQEELDKINSIAPYANCPMINVSWNDAKNYCRWLRKKTGEYYNLPTSYEWEAAARGTYGLHYPWGEQAPTLEIALFNDGVNEPLSCSSVDYYSNNCSPFGVTGMVGNAMEWTNDSFDDERDPHILKGGSWRSPIDFCNTHSSVVSYPPSRREDYFGFRIIHVPAEYFKDYYVANMT from the coding sequence ATGAATCAAAAACGTCCTCCAAGTGCAAAGAAATTTATCCGCAAGCAAAATACTGATGTGGATGAAGGTAAACGTGTCCTCAAAGTAAGAAAACCTGGTGGTCAAAGTTCTCATATAAAAGACACCAAAACTGGTGGCTTAAAAATTAAAGGTGCCTCAAACCAAACGAGCTCTCTGAAAATTAAAAAAGCGGGGCAAGAATCTCGACCGGCAAGTAGTAAAACTTCAGGACTTAAAATTAAAAGTGCTTCAACTCAAACGGGCTCACTGAAAATCAAAAAAGCCGGAAATGATTCCCATCTTCCCGATACAAAAACGACTGGTTTGAAAATAAAAAGTGCTTCAAATCAAACAAATGCTACTGGCCTTTCCATTAAAAAGGGCAAAACAGCTTCACACATTTTACGACGTAGAAAAAGTGGCAATGAAACCGCTACCCCCGAAGGCCTCAATGTAAAACGACCCGGTGGTAAAACACAGGGTGTCGGTCTCAAAATCTCAGGGCGTAAAGACAAGTCAAAAATTGAAAAAATCCAAGCTAGTGTACTCAGTAAGACAAGTGTTCCTGAAGCAGAGGACTTTAAACTCAAGTCGGCTGGCAATAACACTCTCAATGAACAGGCCTTTCACGCTCATACACCAAGTAATGGCCTTTTTGGTAATATAAAATCTGCTGTCAAAAAAGAACTTACTCCTGCCAAGCCATTAAAGGTGGCTGCCGCCATAGTAGATCCTTTATTGTCCACCTCTGATACGCCAGCTCAATCAGCACCAGAGGTACAAGAAGCACCCGTCCCAGAACTAGCTGCACCAGCTCAAGAAGCTGCACTAGAACAAAAATATCAAGATGCTGTAGGCACAGAATTCTGTTTAATCCCAACTGGTAACTATGTAGTGGGCTCAGATAATCGCCCTCACGAAATCAATGTCCCTTTCGGTGTCAGTAAGTACCAAATAACCAAAGAACAATTTTTTACATACTTAACTGAATCAGGCCAAAGCTTCCCTCAGGAAGAACTCGATAAAATCAATTCTATTGCACCTTATGCAAACTGCCCTATGATAAATGTCAGCTGGAATGACGCTAAGAATTACTGTCGCTGGCTCCGCAAGAAAACGGGTGAATATTATAACCTGCCTACTTCTTACGAATGGGAAGCAGCTGCACGCGGTACTTATGGTCTTCATTACCCTTGGGGTGAGCAAGCACCCACTTTGGAAATAGCTCTTTTTAATGATGGTGTAAACGAACCATTATCCTGTTCTTCTGTTGATTATTATAGCAATAATTGTAGCCCCTTCGGTGTCACTGGCATGGTCGGCAACGCGATGGAATGGACCAACGACTCATTTGATGATGAACGTGATCCGCACATTCTTAAAGGCGGCTCATGGCGCTCACCAATAGATTTCTGTAATACTCATTCAAGCGTGGTTTCTTACCCGCCTAGCCGTCGTGAAGATTATTTTGGTTTTCGTATTATCCACGTCCCCGCTGAGTATTTCAAAGATTACTACGTTGCTAATATGACCTAA
- a CDS encoding tyrosine-type recombinase/integrase: MDLPFKDKALLAFFKYLKSEKNFSIHTQKAYFFDILEFIIHNWDEDAVEATNLDWSKIDKNSAKNYIYTLQQSTIAKNTLLRKLSSLRSLYHFFQKEELQSINPFVDIKAAKKDKTLPLILSREDISSLLKAPTEYWSQQKGKNNDFLASRDTAIFEIIYSGGLRIQEALDLTFEQINLEESTLKILGKGKKQRIAYLGEPAKKALSAYFDCRKNAELFWASPREAVFINLKDHKVISARSVQRNLKTYLNHCQLPPDITPHKLRHSFATHLLDAGADLRSVQELLGHENLSTTQIYTHISADRLLEAYDNAHPHAQS, translated from the coding sequence ATGGATCTTCCTTTTAAAGACAAAGCACTCTTGGCATTCTTTAAATATTTGAAATCTGAAAAGAACTTTTCGATCCATACTCAAAAAGCCTATTTTTTTGATATCCTTGAATTCATTATCCATAACTGGGATGAAGATGCGGTCGAAGCTACGAATTTAGACTGGTCTAAAATAGATAAAAATAGTGCTAAAAACTATATCTATACTCTTCAGCAAAGTACCATCGCGAAAAATACTCTACTGCGCAAACTCTCCTCACTGCGAAGCCTCTATCATTTCTTTCAAAAAGAAGAACTTCAAAGCATCAATCCTTTTGTCGATATAAAAGCCGCAAAAAAAGATAAGACTCTTCCCCTCATTCTCTCCCGTGAAGATATCTCTTCTCTACTCAAAGCTCCCACTGAGTACTGGAGTCAGCAAAAAGGTAAAAACAATGATTTCCTAGCAAGTCGTGACACTGCCATTTTTGAGATCATCTATAGTGGTGGCCTACGTATTCAAGAAGCCCTAGATTTAACTTTTGAGCAGATTAACCTTGAGGAGTCTACACTCAAAATTTTAGGTAAAGGAAAAAAGCAACGCATTGCTTATTTAGGCGAACCCGCAAAAAAAGCCCTTTCGGCTTACTTTGACTGTCGAAAAAATGCTGAACTGTTTTGGGCCTCACCTCGTGAAGCAGTCTTTATCAATCTTAAGGATCACAAAGTCATTAGTGCTCGCTCAGTACAGAGGAACTTAAAAACTTACCTCAATCATTGCCAGCTCCCGCCTGATATCACACCTCATAAATTACGCCACTCTTTTGCCACTCATTTACTTGATGCCGGCGCTGACCTGCGCTCAGTTCAAGAACTCTTAGGACATGAGAATTTATCGACAACACAGATTTACACCCACATTTCCGCAGACCGACTTCTAGAAGCTTACGATAACGCTCACCCACACGCTCAAAGTTAA
- a CDS encoding thiamine phosphate synthase, with the protein MNDALLKANEAYWIYDYTVAGKWDKDGSLLKSLSPGLKLIQIRIKELAGDALFDQAKKYFEIIKASNPDCQVIMNDHIDLCQEMGMDGVHLGQGDDSIVSAREILGESKIIGLTVRSLTEAKVAQDLIEAGVLDYVGVGTVFETTTKQGLQAKGPEFIKDVFTLIEANKVYPIGGINKDNIHLLKAVGVHHVAICSELYKDPILDNYRGQA; encoded by the coding sequence ATGAATGATGCATTATTGAAGGCCAATGAAGCTTATTGGATTTATGATTATACTGTGGCAGGAAAGTGGGATAAGGATGGGAGCTTATTAAAGTCTTTATCGCCAGGCTTAAAACTTATTCAGATTCGTATCAAGGAACTCGCTGGAGATGCACTTTTTGATCAAGCAAAAAAGTATTTTGAGATTATCAAAGCGAGTAATCCTGACTGTCAGGTGATTATGAATGACCATATAGATTTGTGTCAAGAGATGGGTATGGATGGGGTTCATTTAGGTCAGGGAGATGACTCTATCGTGAGTGCGAGAGAAATTTTGGGAGAATCAAAAATTATTGGCTTAACTGTGAGGTCTTTAACAGAAGCAAAAGTAGCTCAAGATTTAATTGAAGCTGGTGTCCTTGATTATGTGGGAGTTGGAACTGTCTTTGAAACGACGACAAAGCAAGGTTTGCAAGCAAAAGGACCTGAGTTTATTAAAGATGTATTTACTTTGATCGAGGCTAATAAAGTCTATCCTATTGGTGGCATTAATAAAGATAATATTCATTTATTAAAAGCTGTAGGTGTTCATCATGTAGCAATATGTTCAGAGCTCTACAAAGATCCTATCTTAGATAATTACCGAGGTCAAGCTTAA
- the thrS gene encoding threonine--tRNA ligase, which yields MDENSNLYKIRHSMAHVLAQAVQEVYPKVKLGFGPPIETGFFYDFDFSEEEFSEDKLKEIEKRMRKIIGRKQEFLYSETDLDGAVAKLEELGEGDYKIENVRNLHSRGVEKFSFYENGKFTDLCEGPHVPDTGALPAKAFKLDRVAGAYWLGSEKNKQLTRIYALCYETPEELQEFLERRRIAEQFDHKKLGKELDIYHIDDMVGKGLPLWLPNGTAIRDEIEKYANEMEFRYGYKRVSTPHIAKEELYLTSGHLPHYADSMFPPMEVKEHDNDECTEKFYLKAMNCPHHHLIFKSRPHSYRDLPLRYAEYGTCYRYEKSGELSGLLRVRCMTMNDAHIYMSLDQFESEFRRTMEMYKEFYDTFKLTQYSFRLSVRDDSEKFVGDPALWAKAEALLAKVMDEMEIPYYIGEGEAAFYGPKIDIQFKNLMGREETVSTIQVDFQSGDKFDLKFVDAEGDDQVPVIMHRAPLSTHERFISFLLEYYGGAFPTWCAPVQVCMLPVQESCLEYTNALADELTGDFFRVEVDNSNNTFNKKIRTNTKRKIPMLLIIGEKEVAEGTLTVRRYGSRDQITIPREEFIQSFKAEVKERKMLREPMGSII from the coding sequence ATGGATGAAAATTCAAACCTCTATAAAATACGCCACTCAATGGCTCACGTTCTTGCTCAAGCAGTTCAAGAAGTCTATCCCAAAGTAAAACTCGGCTTCGGCCCTCCAATTGAAACGGGCTTCTTCTACGATTTTGATTTTAGTGAAGAAGAATTCTCTGAAGACAAACTCAAAGAAATCGAAAAGCGCATGAGAAAAATCATTGGTCGCAAACAAGAATTCCTTTACAGCGAAACTGATCTCGATGGTGCCGTAGCAAAATTAGAAGAACTCGGTGAAGGCGATTACAAAATCGAGAATGTGCGTAACCTTCATTCACGTGGAGTTGAGAAATTCTCCTTTTACGAAAACGGCAAATTCACTGACCTCTGTGAAGGACCCCACGTTCCCGATACGGGTGCCCTCCCCGCCAAAGCTTTCAAACTCGATCGCGTTGCTGGTGCTTACTGGTTAGGTAGCGAGAAAAATAAACAACTCACACGTATCTATGCACTCTGCTACGAAACACCGGAAGAACTTCAAGAGTTTTTAGAGAGACGTCGTATTGCTGAACAATTCGATCACAAAAAACTCGGTAAAGAACTCGATATCTATCACATCGACGACATGGTTGGCAAAGGTCTTCCCCTATGGTTACCAAATGGTACCGCTATTCGTGACGAAATCGAAAAGTACGCAAATGAAATGGAATTCCGCTATGGCTACAAACGCGTTTCTACTCCGCATATCGCCAAAGAAGAGCTCTACCTAACTTCTGGTCACCTTCCTCATTACGCAGACTCTATGTTTCCTCCTATGGAAGTTAAAGAGCACGACAACGATGAGTGTACTGAAAAATTCTACCTCAAGGCCATGAATTGCCCTCACCATCACTTAATCTTCAAAAGTCGTCCTCACTCATACCGTGACCTTCCTCTGCGTTATGCAGAGTATGGTACTTGCTACCGCTATGAGAAATCCGGTGAACTTTCAGGTCTCTTACGCGTAAGATGTATGACCATGAATGATGCCCATATCTACATGAGCCTCGACCAATTCGAATCTGAATTCCGCCGTACAATGGAAATGTACAAAGAGTTTTACGATACTTTCAAATTGACTCAGTATAGCTTCCGACTCTCAGTCAGAGATGACTCCGAGAAATTTGTGGGTGATCCAGCACTATGGGCCAAAGCAGAAGCTTTATTAGCAAAAGTTATGGACGAAATGGAAATCCCTTATTATATCGGCGAAGGCGAAGCAGCTTTCTACGGTCCTAAAATTGATATCCAGTTCAAAAACCTCATGGGTCGCGAAGAAACAGTCTCTACTATCCAAGTAGATTTTCAGTCAGGTGATAAATTTGACCTGAAATTCGTTGATGCTGAGGGTGATGACCAAGTGCCAGTCATTATGCACCGTGCACCTCTCTCCACTCATGAACGCTTCATTTCCTTCTTATTAGAATACTATGGCGGCGCTTTCCCGACTTGGTGTGCACCTGTTCAAGTTTGCATGCTTCCAGTACAAGAAAGTTGCCTCGAGTATACCAATGCTCTTGCAGATGAACTCACTGGCGACTTCTTCCGTGTCGAAGTTGACAATAGTAATAATACTTTTAATAAAAAGATTCGTACCAATACCAAAAGAAAAATACCTATGCTTCTCATCATCGGTGAAAAAGAAGTCGCAGAAGGAACTCTCACAGTTCGTCGCTACGGATCACGTGATCAAATTACTATTCCGCGTGAAGAATTTATTCAAAGCTTCAAAGCTGAAGTTAAAGAAAGAAAAATGTTACGTGAACCCATGGGTTCAATTATATAG